One genomic segment of Gadus chalcogrammus isolate NIFS_2021 chromosome 3, NIFS_Gcha_1.0, whole genome shotgun sequence includes these proteins:
- the fabp2 gene encoding fatty acid-binding protein, intestinal, translating to MTFNGTWKVDRNDNYEKFMEQMGVNMVKRKLAAHDNLQITVQQTGDSFHVKETSTFRTLEIDFTSGVTFEYSLADGTELKGSWTLEGESLKGSFTRKDNGKLLTTTRTVQGDELTQSYNYEGVDAKRFYKRS from the exons ATGACCTTCAACGGCACCTGGAAAGTGGATCGCAACGATAATTATGAGAAATTCATGGAGCAAATGG GGGTCAACATGGTGAAGCGGAAGCTGGCTGCTCACGACAACCTGCAGATCACAGTGCAGCAGACGGGCGACTCGTTCCACGTGAAAGAGACCAGCACCTTCAGGACCCTGGAGATCGACTTCACCTCCGGGGTCACCTTCGAGTACAGCCTGGCCGACGGGACCGAGCTGAAG GGCTCCTGGACACTAGAAGGAGAGTCCTTGAAGGGCTCCTTCACCAGGAAGGACAACGGAAAGCTGCTGACCACCACCAGAACGGTCCAGGGAGACGAACTCACCCAG AGCTACAACTATGAGGGTGTGGACGCCAAGAGGTTTTACAAGAGATCTTAG